AATTAGTTTCGCCTTGCCATCGGTAAAATTGATATGACGATCAAAATTAATCTTAGCATCTCGATCTCCCTTTACCACAAGATGTTTTGCCAAAGGCTTATCTTTGGAATCAAGCTCCAAATCATTGGTTTGATAGATCGATATTGACTCAATATATTGAGAAGCAGCTTTCTGGGAAAGATCAAAAACTATCTTATTGGGTTTACTTCTTTTATCGGATGGCTGAATAACGTCAACAAAACCCCATACCACATGTTCATCATATGAAATACTTGGCCTATTCTCACGAATAAACTTAACATCTCCCTTCAATGTCGCAGAAGCTTTATTAAAAATATCTTCACGAATCGAATACCTATCTTTATCCTTTTTTCCAGATAAAGACATACTATTGGTAGAACGAGAACAACTAATAGATCCCAATAATAAAAGGGATACAAAGGCAAATGATAAAAATATATTAACTCTCTTCATAGAATTATGTATAATAATACAAAATAACGATACGCGACTAATAAATAGAAGATTTTGATTCATTATCAACACGATAAAAGTGTTTCAAATCAAAAAATACTCTCTTTCAAAAGTCTAAATTAATCAATACTATTTTGATTTAAAAATATTATATTAAACATTTCGTAAAATATAGAAAAATAAAATATACTAAACCTATAGGAATGAGTTACATTACTTGCACCAGATAGTGGAATATATATTTTAAAATTATTAAAATTAATCGGCATCCACTTGTGTTGAATATGCACAATATTTATGTCCATAAATTTTTCCTATCAAAAAAGATCTCCTATGAAAAACATGAATAGAGTAAGTCAATTTTATTCAGAAAAAATGAAGGATATTGAGACATGATATACCCTCCCAAGGGAGATAATAAATAATTAAAAAAAAGAGGATATCTCGCATGAGATACCCTCTTTTTTAATTATTTGATTCCGTGTAATAATCAAAAATTAAAACTTAATAATTAAGCTTTCTCTTCATTCTCTTCCTCTTCGTCAAAGATAAGGAGTTCATTTTCTTGAAGAATATTATACCACTGGAAAACTTTTTTCATATCAGATACATAAACCTGAAACTCATCGTAATTAGGCAAGATCTCAGCAAAACGAGCTTTGATCTCATTCGCAGATTTTTTGTGGCTAACTGTCTTAGCACCATCCTCTTTTTCAGATATTTTACGGAAAACTTCCACCAAAGGGATATCACCCTCTGTTGTAAAGATTGAGATATCAGCCAATGCACTAATCTTAGATGTTGCATAAGCTGGTAAACGCTTTCCATCGACAACCGACTCCACAATAATACTGTTTTTAGCTTCTGAAACTACTTTATATAGACCTGGACGACCTCCAATAGCTAATATTTTCTTCATACGTCAAAAAATTATAATCACTTTTATTTCCAAAGCACGAATATAACAACATATTTCTAATTGGAACAGTGTAACTCCTATAATAAAACAAAGTTATAAAGAATTTCATCTCTAAAAGGAAATCTTTATTCTACAAATTAAGCTTGTAGCTTATACCTAATCGGACCCATCTACCAGGCTGCTCAACAGAGCCTATATCTACATAAGATTTATCAAATAAGTTAGCCACTTCACCATAAATATTCATTGCCTTATGAATATAAGAAACACGAACATTGGCAACGACAAAAGGATCATAATCTTCAGTATATGGCTTCATTTGGGCATTATAGGCAGTATAACTACCATTTCGACTCTGGTAAGTAACCTTCCAATTAGCCACAATGGGACCATAAATCGTATGAGTCACCCCAAGATCAACCTTCGCTTTCAAATAGTCAAATAGATAGGCCGAATCGTAGTGATCATTCTCTTCCAAGTTCTGATTTAAGAAGGCATAATTAAGAGATATTTTCTTTAGGAAACAGTTAGAGAATGGAATGTGAATATCACCTTCCACTCCATAGGTATTTAAATTAGAGATATTTTCCGCCACATATACGGGGTCCTCATTACCTACAGGTGCCAACCAATCGATCATATTTTCAGTCTTTCGGTAAAATACATTTATTTTCGCTTGAACAGATGATCCATAATACTTCAATCCAGTCTCATAAGTAGTTCCCTTTTCTGGTTTCAAATTAATATTTCCTTTTATATTCGGAGAGTTGTAATAAAGGTCCGTATAGGTAGGTAATCTTAAAGCTCGATTCGCTGAAGCTACCCAGCGAAGCTCATCAGTAATTCCATAACCTAAAGTTACTCCTGGAGCAAAGAAGACACTCTCATCCAAATCACTATTTTTAACAGCCATCGCAGAGAGAGACACATCCAAATTACCAAGAGTAAAATCATCAGAGACAAAAAGACTATAGTTACTTCTCTGATGACCCTTATCATACATAGCCTCCGTAACCCCCTTAATCTCTTTGGCACTCTCTTTAATTTCTCCCAACACATTACTCATGATACCCTCATAACGATAACTAAATCCTACAGCAATCTTCCCTACAGGAGAGTGAAACCAGCTATCTAGATTCACACCTAAAACATCAGTTTGGTGATAATTATCGGTGATATACCAAGAAGGAGCCACAGATCGATCACGATAAAGTTTAAAATGATCAACTCCTCTTCGGTAATAGACAGAAGGAGAAAGGTGCATCCTCCCATAATCTTTCATCTCAATAGATGAAAAAAACGTCTTTATCTGTTCGTATTGGTCTGGATATTTAGGAGTATAAAACGAGTTGGCACCATAAGCATTGTCTACATAACCTGCTTGAAAACGTAGTTCTCTCTTTCTTGTATGATATTTCGAAGCAATGTAGTAGTTGGTAATATCAAAATCAGTATTGTCGATATAACCATCACTATGTTTGTAACCTGCAGAGACAAAATTGGTCCATTTTCTTGAAGCAAAACTAGCGGATAAACCACCATTGAAGTAACCGAACTGACCCCCATCAACTCTTGTTTTAATAGAGGAGGTATCCTCCGAGTCTGTAATGATATTGATTGCACCGGTAAAAGCATTCACCCCGTAGTTTACACTAGCAGCACCATTGAGAATCTCAATACGCTTTATCGCATCCATTGGAATTGGTATATTTAATGTATTATGTCCTGTTTGTGGATCATTGATGCACATTCCATTAATCAGAACGGCAACTTGCTCGGAAGTACCCCCACGAATACTCATATCGGTTTGTACTCCCATTCCTCCACGTTGTCTGAAATCAACCCCCATGGCATACTCAATAAGATCTTGTACGCTTTGAACTGGTGCTAGTTCAATCTCTTTACGATCTATGACTGTGACCGACCGGTTGACATCGGATAATAAAACAGGAACTCTCTTGGCAGATACAGTAATCTCGTCCACCTCATGAACTAAAGTATCCTCTTCCTCTGGAATTTTTTCCACTACCTCTTGCGCATTGGCATCTAACGATGGTACGAGTGCAATATAGGTAGACATTAGTGCAGCAATATGGACCACACGTTTGATTGTACTAAAAGCACTATAAGCGTGCCCGTTCCACCTCTTAAAAACAAGAGCAGAACTTCTTAATGAATTGATTGATTTCATACATGTATAGATTTAGACATAATAATATAATACGGTACAAAAATAAACTAGTTGGAAATAAATAGCAATATAAAAGAACATTGTATATGAACTATTTGTTAACTAAATATTAATTGTATATTTACATAGGATTCATTCTCAAACGATACGGTTATGAAACAGATCATTTTATATATATTCATTTTGATGTCACTAAGCGGATATGCCAACAGAGTATATTTAAATAGTGACTTTAAAAAGACAACCAAAGCGAAAGCTTCCTACTATAGAGATATAGAGACAGAAAACAAGATATTTGTAATAAAAGACTTCAGCATCACAGGAATAAAACTAAGAGAGGGACTTTTTAAAGATAAATCGGCAAAGATCAAACATGGGAAAATTAAAGAATACTACTCATGGGGTAACATTGCCTACATCTCACACTATGAAAACAACAGCCTTCAAGGGAAAAGACAGAGCTATTATGCCACTGGAGAGTTAAAAAGAGAGGAAGAGTTTCAACATGGTGAACTTATCTCGGGCAAATGCTTTAACAAAGATGGTACCGAGACTCCATTCTTTCCATCTCTAAAGATGCCGACGTTTGATTCTAATAACGAATCTCTCAGTGCATTTATCAACAGAAATATATATTATCCAACCGAGGCATACCAACTGGGAAAAGAAGGCAGGGTACTTGTAAGCTTTAAAGTAGATTCCGATGGAAAGGTATCCAATATTAAGATCCTTAAATCCAGCAATATACTCTTTAACAAAGAGGCAAAAGAGATCATTAGAAAGACCAATAAGAGGTGGCAAAGTGGATTATATGAAAACATCCCTTCAGCAATCACCATGACCATTCCAATTGATTTTACTCTAAATTAGAATCACTTTAATGAAACAAAAAGAACTCTTTGGTGTTATACTTAAGACTCAATTTTTGTATTTAATCTCAGCAACTTTGGTAATATATAGAAGCCTTAGCCTTGAGAATTAGTGAAACTTCGACATCTTTGTCAAAACAGCGCCTATTATCTTTAATAGGCGCTGTCTTTTTATTAATAATTCTCAGCAATCCAACCTCCTGCGACCACTCTCCCATGATGGTAGAGTGTTGCGGTCTGTCCTGGTGCCTCTAGGATCTCCGGTTCATGAAGTTGCACCACCATCTCGTCTCCATCAACAGACATAACATGTCCTAAGACATACTGTTTTCTATAACGAATACGTACTTCCAACGCGTCGTATCCAAGCAGGTTGGGATCCGTAAGATGGATATCTTTCAATAAGATTCGTGAAGTTAGAAGATTCGACTTATCTCCCAAGATAATCTCTTCTCTATCCACATTCATTCCAATCACATAAAGTGGCTTATTGAAATTTACACCAAGACCTCTTCTCTGCCCAAGCGTATAGTATGGAACACCCTGATGCTTACCTAAGAAAGCTCCCGTTTCATCTACAAAGTTCCCTCTAGGAATCTGCACCCCATACTGCTCATAAAGTTCTTTAAGAAATAATCGATAATCCTTGCCTTGCAGAAAACAGACCCCCATGGAATCCTTTTTAGTTGCGACCTTCTGAAAACCTCTTTGGGCAGCCATCTCTCGAATCTCCTCCTTGTTGTATCTCCCCAAAGGAAAGATGGTTCGTGAGAGAATCTCTTGAGGCAATCCCCACAAGAAGAACGACTGCTCTTTTTCTGGATCAAGACCTGAATCGATATAAAAGATCCCCTCTTTTTCTACCACCTGCGTATAGTGACCTGTAGCAACATAATCACAACCATATCGATCTGCAGCTTCAATAAGATAGGGCCATTTGATAGTATTATTACATAAAACACATGGATTGGGAGTGATACCTACCTGATACTGCTTCATAAATGTCTCCACAATAGTTTGTCGAAAATCAGAGCGAATATCTACAGTATAGTGTTCTATTCCTAATCGATGAGCAAGCGTCTTTGCATCTTCAACAAATTGTGGGGTCTCTTCTTCTGTATCAAACATTCTGAATGTCACCCCTTTCACCACATACCCTTGCTCCTGAAGGAGCATTGCAGAAACACTACTATCTGTCCCACCACTCATTGCCAACATTACACTCTTTTTCATATCCCGCATTAAGAAATTTCAAACCTAAAGTGTGGCAAATATACAGTTAAAACGCAGAATGAAACCCAAAACAGTTATAAAAAATAGACTACTAAGGTGGCGGTCTCTTTGAGCATATCCACTCCCGAGATCTTCACTTCAACCACCTTTAAACCAGTACGTAATTTAATATCTTCGATCAATTCATCCTGTTTCTCTGGTGAGATCAAATCTAGTCGATCATACACAATATCGATTGTCGAAGGCCTTCTATGGTATAAAAGTCTCTCGGTCACTGCCAAAATCACCCAAATAACAATATTAGAAGCAACCACATGATTGGTGAAGAAGAAATCAAAAGAGAGGGCATTAATCAGCGACACCGCAATGCCAACAAACAGATAGGTCATCTCTTTTATGGGGATAGGATCTGTTCTA
The Prolixibacteraceae bacterium DNA segment above includes these coding regions:
- a CDS encoding DUF5606 domain-containing protein → MKKILAIGGRPGLYKVVSEAKNSIIVESVVDGKRLPAYATSKISALADISIFTTEGDIPLVEVFRKISEKEDGAKTVSHKKSANEIKARFAEILPNYDEFQVYVSDMKKVFQWYNILQENELLIFDEEEENEEKA
- a CDS encoding TonB-dependent receptor; translation: MKSINSLRSSALVFKRWNGHAYSAFSTIKRVVHIAALMSTYIALVPSLDANAQEVVEKIPEEEDTLVHEVDEITVSAKRVPVLLSDVNRSVTVIDRKEIELAPVQSVQDLIEYAMGVDFRQRGGMGVQTDMSIRGGTSEQVAVLINGMCINDPQTGHNTLNIPIPMDAIKRIEILNGAASVNYGVNAFTGAINIITDSEDTSSIKTRVDGGQFGYFNGGLSASFASRKWTNFVSAGYKHSDGYIDNTDFDITNYYIASKYHTRKRELRFQAGYVDNAYGANSFYTPKYPDQYEQIKTFFSSIEMKDYGRMHLSPSVYYRRGVDHFKLYRDRSVAPSWYITDNYHQTDVLGVNLDSWFHSPVGKIAVGFSYRYEGIMSNVLGEIKESAKEIKGVTEAMYDKGHQRSNYSLFVSDDFTLGNLDVSLSAMAVKNSDLDESVFFAPGVTLGYGITDELRWVASANRALRLPTYTDLYYNSPNIKGNINLKPEKGTTYETGLKYYGSSVQAKINVFYRKTENMIDWLAPVGNEDPVYVAENISNLNTYGVEGDIHIPFSNCFLKKISLNYAFLNQNLEENDHYDSAYLFDYLKAKVDLGVTHTIYGPIVANWKVTYQSRNGSYTAYNAQMKPYTEDYDPFVVANVRVSYIHKAMNIYGEVANLFDKSYVDIGSVEQPGRWVRLGISYKLNL
- a CDS encoding DUF4956 domain-containing protein: MSEPFVSLPWSFISPLFFQIVSVFVIFGLIYTPSTWLKRDFTFSFIAISVCVFVLSFLLHHVEFQLSLAIGLFAIFGIIRFRTDPIPIKEMTYLFVGIAVSLINALSFDFFFTNHVVASNIVIWVILAVTERLLYHRRPSTIDIVYDRLDLISPEKQDELIEDIKLRTGLKVVEVKISGVDMLKETATLVVYFL
- the mnmA gene encoding tRNA 2-thiouridine(34) synthase MnmA is translated as MKKSVMLAMSGGTDSSVSAMLLQEQGYVVKGVTFRMFDTEEETPQFVEDAKTLAHRLGIEHYTVDIRSDFRQTIVETFMKQYQVGITPNPCVLCNNTIKWPYLIEAADRYGCDYVATGHYTQVVEKEGIFYIDSGLDPEKEQSFFLWGLPQEILSRTIFPLGRYNKEEIREMAAQRGFQKVATKKDSMGVCFLQGKDYRLFLKELYEQYGVQIPRGNFVDETGAFLGKHQGVPYYTLGQRRGLGVNFNKPLYVIGMNVDREEIILGDKSNLLTSRILLKDIHLTDPNLLGYDALEVRIRYRKQYVLGHVMSVDGDEMVVQLHEPEILEAPGQTATLYHHGRVVAGGWIAENY
- a CDS encoding TonB family protein — encoded protein: MKQIILYIFILMSLSGYANRVYLNSDFKKTTKAKASYYRDIETENKIFVIKDFSITGIKLREGLFKDKSAKIKHGKIKEYYSWGNIAYISHYENNSLQGKRQSYYATGELKREEEFQHGELISGKCFNKDGTETPFFPSLKMPTFDSNNESLSAFINRNIYYPTEAYQLGKEGRVLVSFKVDSDGKVSNIKILKSSNILFNKEAKEIIRKTNKRWQSGLYENIPSAITMTIPIDFTLN